The following are encoded in a window of candidate division KSB1 bacterium genomic DNA:
- a CDS encoding isoprenyl transferase, with amino-acid sequence MRERIKRRGGLPRHVAIIMDGNGRWAIQRGLPRVAGHQEGINSVRAVVEGCGELGIQVLTLYTFSTENWRRPRSEVSALMRLLLKTIRTEVDELDRNNVRLMTIGHLEDLPPAARRGVTNTVQRLSKNTGLTVNLALSYGGRVEIVDAVRAMVAAALRGELKPEEINEQTVSRFLYTRDIPDPDLLIRTSGELRISNFLLWQLAYTEIYVTDVLWPDFRKREFFAAIEAYQRRERRFGRVSEQLVRG; translated from the coding sequence ATTCGCGAGCGCATCAAGAGGCGGGGCGGATTGCCACGACACGTGGCCATCATTATGGATGGCAACGGACGGTGGGCCATTCAGCGGGGTCTGCCGCGAGTGGCAGGTCACCAAGAAGGCATAAACTCGGTGCGCGCGGTGGTGGAAGGTTGTGGGGAACTGGGCATCCAGGTCTTGACCCTGTACACCTTTTCCACGGAGAATTGGCGGCGCCCGCGCAGCGAGGTTTCCGCCCTCATGCGCCTGCTCCTGAAGACCATTCGCACAGAAGTCGATGAGCTGGATAGAAACAATGTGCGCCTGATGACTATTGGCCATCTTGAGGATTTGCCCCCTGCGGCCCGGCGTGGCGTGACAAATACCGTGCAGCGCCTGAGCAAGAATACCGGGTTGACGGTGAACCTCGCGCTGAGCTACGGCGGACGCGTGGAGATCGTCGATGCGGTGCGGGCAATGGTGGCTGCAGCACTGCGCGGGGAGCTGAAGCCGGAGGAGATCAACGAGCAGACCGTTTCGCGCTTCCTCTACACGCGGGACATCCCAGACCCTGACCTCCTCATTAGGACCAGCGGTGAGCTGCGCATCAGCAACTTTCTGCTCTGGCAGCTCGCGTACACCGAAATCTATGTCACCGACGTACTCTGGCCCGATTTCCGCAAGAGGGAGTTTTTCGCCGCCATTGAGGCCTATCAGCGTCGGGAACGCCGCTTCGGGCGGGTCAGCGAACAGCTTGTAAGAGGCTGA
- a CDS encoding tetratricopeptide repeat protein, translating into MLKRFIALMVLAGVGASLVLVGCQSKEVTSAKVYIQQDDWAKATEQLEMAVKLYPQDAEAHFLLGQAYAQRGDFEGMRKEFDASLAISPRFEPRIKHEIERHWVSYFNNGVKKVNAGQLEAAKKDFETCLVIDPQHLEAYKNLGYTYVQLDSLPRAIAMYEKVVELAPTDKDALRSLTSLYMQAEEFPQVLKVADKRLALDPGDVDALSTKALAYDYMGEGDKALAEYERALEQQPENTDLLFNLGRLHYLRGEYEKAIEQFQKVIDKNPEDADALVNVGNAYLSIGDQIRKRAVEEEEKGKRFTEKEIEALKKEIEKYHCGAIPYLEKAVQIKPDNANAWYNLGVAYVNCGRREDGEKAFDRAAELRK; encoded by the coding sequence ATGTTGAAGCGGTTCATCGCTCTCATGGTGCTGGCAGGGGTCGGAGCGAGCCTCGTCCTTGTGGGGTGCCAGTCCAAGGAAGTCACTTCCGCCAAAGTGTACATCCAGCAAGATGACTGGGCGAAGGCCACCGAGCAGTTGGAGATGGCGGTCAAGCTCTATCCTCAGGATGCCGAGGCTCACTTCCTCCTGGGGCAGGCGTACGCACAGCGGGGCGACTTTGAGGGGATGCGCAAAGAGTTCGACGCCTCGTTGGCCATTTCGCCCCGCTTCGAGCCGCGCATCAAGCACGAGATCGAGCGGCACTGGGTCAGTTACTTCAACAACGGGGTGAAGAAGGTGAATGCCGGGCAGCTGGAAGCGGCCAAAAAGGACTTTGAAACCTGCCTGGTGATCGACCCCCAGCACTTGGAGGCGTACAAGAACCTGGGCTATACCTACGTGCAGCTGGACAGCTTGCCGCGCGCGATAGCCATGTATGAGAAGGTGGTAGAGCTGGCGCCCACTGACAAGGACGCACTTCGCTCGCTGACCTCGCTCTACATGCAGGCTGAAGAGTTCCCCCAAGTGCTCAAGGTAGCCGACAAACGCTTGGCCCTGGACCCTGGAGATGTGGACGCCCTGTCGACCAAGGCGCTCGCCTACGACTACATGGGCGAAGGTGACAAGGCCCTTGCCGAGTATGAGAGGGCCCTCGAGCAACAGCCGGAGAATACCGACCTGCTGTTCAATCTTGGCCGCCTCCATTACCTGCGTGGCGAGTACGAAAAGGCGATTGAGCAGTTCCAAAAGGTCATCGACAAGAATCCGGAAGACGCCGACGCTCTCGTGAACGTGGGCAATGCCTACTTGAGCATCGGTGACCAAATCCGGAAGCGGGCTGTGGAGGAAGAGGAAAAGGGGAAGCGCTTCACTGAAAAGGAAATTGAGGCGCTGAAAAAGGAGATCGAGAAATACCACTGTGGTGCCATCCCCTATCTGGAAAAGGCCGTTCAGATCAAGCCGGATAACGCGAATGCCTGGTACAATCTGGGCGTGGCTTATGTCAATTGTGGTCGGCGCGAAGACGGGGAGAAGGCATTCGATCGGGCTGCCGAACTGCGCAAGTGA
- the mtnA gene encoding S-methyl-5-thioribose-1-phosphate isomerase, with protein MKIRALEWIDGKLRIIDQTKLPGELVYLDLDTYEGVAEAIERLRIRGAPAIGVAAAFGVVLAAQKVPPSERARFFEEIDRAINRLKETRPTGVNLSWALHRMRAVVGRNPSRLVSEITRMLVREAQAIMEEDRKMCERIGRHGAALLPEQVRVLTHCNAGALATAGYGTALGVLYAAREMRKRVTVYVDETRPLLQGARLTAWELLHEGFDVTLICDATAAFLMQQKRVDCVLVGADRIAANGDVANKVGTYNLAVAAHYHGIPFYVAAPSSTVDLETPTGAEIPIEERNAEEVVAGFGVQTAPREIRVYNPAFDVTPHELVSAIITEKGVLTPPFAEKLRNSA; from the coding sequence ATGAAGATAAGAGCGTTGGAGTGGATTGACGGGAAGCTTCGGATCATAGATCAGACCAAACTGCCCGGGGAGCTTGTGTACCTTGACCTGGACACCTACGAGGGCGTTGCTGAAGCCATCGAGAGGCTGCGCATTCGGGGTGCGCCGGCTATAGGGGTGGCCGCAGCTTTCGGCGTGGTGCTGGCGGCACAAAAGGTGCCACCCTCCGAGAGGGCGCGCTTTTTCGAAGAGATAGACCGTGCCATCAATCGTCTCAAGGAGACACGGCCCACTGGGGTGAATCTTAGCTGGGCTCTGCATCGGATGCGCGCGGTGGTAGGACGGAACCCCAGTCGCCTGGTGAGCGAGATTACTCGAATGCTGGTCCGGGAAGCGCAGGCGATCATGGAAGAGGACCGGAAGATGTGCGAGCGCATCGGGCGCCATGGTGCGGCACTTTTGCCAGAGCAAGTACGCGTGCTGACCCATTGCAACGCCGGTGCGCTGGCAACCGCAGGATATGGCACAGCCTTGGGTGTACTGTATGCCGCGCGAGAGATGCGCAAGAGAGTCACCGTTTACGTAGACGAGACACGTCCCTTGCTCCAGGGCGCGCGCCTCACCGCCTGGGAACTCCTGCATGAGGGATTTGACGTCACGCTCATCTGTGATGCCACGGCAGCCTTCCTGATGCAGCAGAAGCGAGTGGACTGTGTGCTGGTAGGAGCTGACCGCATCGCTGCCAACGGGGATGTGGCGAACAAGGTGGGCACCTACAACCTGGCGGTCGCCGCACACTACCACGGCATCCCCTTCTACGTGGCGGCCCCCTCGTCAACCGTGGATCTGGAGACACCCACCGGCGCGGAAATACCCATCGAGGAGCGCAACGCAGAGGAGGTGGTCGCCGGATTTGGTGTGCAGACTGCTCCACGCGAGATTAGAGTGTACAACCCGGCGTTTGATGTTACTCCACATGAACTGGTGAGCGCTATCATCACCGAAAAGGGGGTGCTCACTCCGCCCTTTGCTGAGAAGTTGCGAAATAGTGCTTGA